A window of Hordeum vulgare subsp. vulgare chromosome 5H, MorexV3_pseudomolecules_assembly, whole genome shotgun sequence genomic DNA:
tttcagccctacacttttactttgttgcactttcgccttcagatctcaccttgcaatcaatcgtgaagggattggcaacccctttgtagcgttgggtgcaagtttgttgtttttgcgcaagtactttagagacttggcttgatactcctactggattgatatattggttctcaaactgagggaaatacttactactactgtgctgcatcaccctttcctcttcaagggaaaaaccaacgcaagctcaagaggtagcaatcatcaccaccaccggagcgccgtcacgctgccggagaactcatctacttctccgtcttgcttgttggatcaagaaggccgagatcatcgtcgagttgtacgtgtgctgaacacggaggtgtcgtccgttcggcgctagattggaacggatcatgggaaggatcgcgggacggttcgtgggacggctcgagggacgtgaagacgttccactacatcaaccgcgtttcttaacacttcctgctgtgcgatctacaagggtacatagatccaaatctcctctcgtagatggacatcaccatgataggtcttcgtgtgcggaggaaattttttctttcccatgcaacgttttccAACAGTACGTTGCTGGCAACGTGGTAACACCAAGCTGGACCATGATCTGCATCGTACAAGGAAATAATACATTGGTCATGGAAAGAAAAAAGCATATTTTTTGAGTCATTCAATTATGCATTTGGAGAACCCAGCAACCCCCAAAATCTGCCAAGTAGGAAAAGAAGTGGAGAACATGAAAATTATGAATACAAAAGCCAACAAGTCCCCAAAATAGGAATATGGAAATGTGCGTATAATTTGTGTGTTTTACCCTTAGTATATGGCAACAGACGATCCCATCACGCTCATACTTGCAGCATTCACACATATACACCCCTTCTTCAACATTCGCATGAACCTTAAAGGACTTGTCGTCGTACCCCGGGACAAACTTAGCAATACACTCAACCATGTATTCTTGGGCACCTGTCTGCTTACAGCTGTACAACAACAGTTACTGCATCTCCCCGTGGAACCTAACAAAAATATTGCGCGCATAGATAGTTGACATTTGGAGCTCAATTGGGTTGTAGCTCCACTTCCTAGCTGTTGTGATTGTTGTGTCTGCATCCCGATTGTTCTCAGCACACATTATCTTCTCTTGTATGGCAGCATATTGGTGAATAAATTCCATGACTGAGTTTTGCGGGTTGACATACTTTTTGAGCATAGCATTGAAGCCTTCACTCCTTTGTGTGGTCTGGAGAAAGGGGTATAACTTGTGCATAAAGTATGCAGGCACCCAACATGTTCGTTTCTCATACAAATAAACAAAGCATGGGTGTTTTGCAACCCCATGTTGTTGAACCATTGCGATTCACCTTGCTTCAAACTCCTCGGGAGTGTAGCTGTCATTGACACAGTCATTGAACTCGGTTTGCAACTCTGGGTGTTTCGCTAGGAACGGACCAAGCTTCTCGGTAGCATTTTGCATTATATGCCAACGACAGTTTCGGTGCGTTGTATTGGGAAAAACATCATGAATAGCAGACCTCATGGCAAAATCTTGGTCTGTTATGATATTGGTTGGAGCCAAACCACCCATTGCCTCTAGGAATGTCTCAAATAGCCAAACGAAGCTTGTCGATAGCTCATTCCTAACAAAACCACAGCCAAACTGAATTGACTGTCCATGGTTGTTTATACCAATAAACGGGGCACAAGGCATCTTGTATATATTTGTCAAATATGGTGTGTCAAAAGAGACACAATCATTGAAAAACTTGTAAGCCCTTCTCGCTGAACTATCAGTCCAATAAATGCATTGCaccttatcatcatcatcattgtaaaAGAAGTCTTTGTCAAGTTGTTGCTTGCTCTTAAAGTACTCAATTGTGTCATgcatatcattgtatttgtgctcAGCCCAGAACTTTGACAACAAGTTTGCCAAGTCTTTGTCAGTGTAACCAATTGCTTTACGTTGGCCATGCAACTCTGTCAACAATTGCATGTGTCTAGAAGGTTCCAGATTGCACGAATGAAGCAACTTCAcaaattgttcttcttcttcagggATATGTCTATGTGATCGTCGGTACCCTGTCAGCGACCACTTCTTGATGAGAGGGTCGTTATGGTCGTCATTTATTTTTGTAACAACCCAGGAATTATCTCTTCGCTTGACAAACATACGGACTGGGCAGTTTGTTCTTTCAGTTGTATTCCTCCACCTCTGAGGGGCAATAGGTTGCGGCTTTTGGGTGTCTACTTTCTTCTTGATCTTCAGCCCAACTCTATGGCACACAAGAGATGCTCTTATTAGTTCACCACTGGCCTCTGACTTTTTTTTTTCGAAATAGTACCTCACTCCAAACCCTTTCTGCCTCGCATATATTTTGTAGTGTTTTCCCAGCATCCTCAAGAGTGTCAAACCTCATCGTGGTTGTGGGTTGTTGTGGCATGGACATCACCTCCGGCATGCCTTCATCCTAATTTGCATTGTCATCATTTGGTGTGCGATTAGATGATGCATCCAGCGTCTGGTATGTGTTTGCCGGTTGTTGTAACACAGTGTGTGATGCACTGACAGTCTCACGATCTGCATAACACACAGAACCAATTTAGCaacatttttttagaaaatcacAGTTGTCATCTTTTTCTTCAGAACTGGTAATCAGGTACATCTTTTTCAAAATAGGGGAGCATGTGAAATATGTATTTTTGCACAGCTATTAGGAACAAAGTATTCTGAAATAATCCAGCTTTTTTCATGGCAAACTATAAAAGATTTTGTGTATTCACAACCTTTGGTACTGCCATTTTGTGTATTTTACATGATATTCTACATGAAACCAACATTTTAAGTAGAAAGAAAGGAACTGCCATTTTTTCATGGTAACTAGGCACATTTTTTCTGACAACTAGGTGCATGGAGTTATTCAACAACCAGCAAAAGAAACTGACATTTTGTTTTCATAGAAACTAGGCACAATTATACTCACAACTACTGCATTTTCTATGCGGCAACTAGGTGTGAAATAGCAGAGAACACAaaaagacttgttatgttagtgatTAGGCTTGAAGGCCTTTTTTGGAATTACGGTAGCAGCAAAAACACAACTAGAAATAGGCTTCTTGTGTAAGGATGGTGGTGGTGGTACAAATAAATTGGAAACTGTAGGAAGTGGGAGGGGGGACAAACATGTGTCATGAGCAGCCAGAAAGTGAGAATCCATCTTTTATGTGGCGTGTTCCTTGTTGTTTCTTGGGAAGTCTTTCCTCCTTGCATGTTTTGTGTGAGATGGAGACAATATATCAGCTAACTTCtatttttttcgatttttttgttTTGGCAGGAATTGGAAAGCAAATCAGATGGTGAAGAAAAAACATGTTGTTTTTGTCCTCACACATGTGTCTAAGAGAGGTGCAGATCCGGAGGGAGAAAGAGAGGTGCAGATCTGAGGGGCATAAAAGAGAGGTGCTGTTTTGGGGGAGAAACAAGAGATTTTTCTGTAGGATTTTCTTTATGCAAAAATTGAGGGATAGTAATTTGTAAGTAGATTCATGTTTCTTGCAAGGGACCTGAGACGGGGCACTTGCGTACCTgttattttttatttctgttagttTATAACTTGAATCACTCGAGATCTGAGGGGCAATACACTCAACCATGTATTCTTGGGCACCTGTCTGCTTACAGCTGTACAACAACAGTTACTGCATCTCCCCGTGGAACCTAACAAAAATATTGCGCGTATAGATAGTTGACATTTGGAGCTCAATTGGGTTGTAGCTCCACTTCCTAGCTGTTGTGATTGTTGTGTCTGCATCCCGATTGTTCTCAGCACACATTATCTTCTCTTGTATGGCAGCATATTGGTGAATAAATTCCATGACTGAGTTTTGCGGGTTGACATACTTTTTGAGCATAGCATTGAAGCCTTCACTCCTTTGTGTGGTCTGGAGAAAGGGGTATAACTTGTGCATAAAGTATGCAGGCACCCAACATGTTCGTTTCTCATACAAATAAACAAAGCATGGGTGTTTTGCAACCCCATGTTGTTGAACCATTGCAATTCACCTTGCTTCAAACTCCTCGGGAGTGTAGCTGTCATTGACACAGTCATTGAACTCGGTTTGCAACTCTGGGTGTTTCGCTAGGAACGGACCAAGCTTCTCAGTAGCATTTTGCATTATATGCCAACGACAGTTTCGGTGCGTTGTATTGGGAAAAACATCATGAATAGCAGACCTCATGGCAAAATCTTGGTCTGTTATGATATTGGTTGGAGCCAAACCACCCATTGCCTCTAGGAATGTCTCAAATAGCCAAACGAAGCTTGTCGATAGCTCATTCCTAACAAAACCACAGCCAAACTGAATTGATTGTCCATGGTTGTTTATACCAATAAACGGGGCACAAGGCATCTTGTATATATTTGTCAAATATGGTGTGTCAAAAGAGACACAATCATTGAAAAACTTGTAAGCCCTTCTCGCTGAACTATCAATCCAATAAATGCATTGGaccttatcatcatcatcattgtaaaAGAAGTCTTTGTCAAGTTGTTGCTTGCTCTTAAAGTACTCAATTGTGTCATgcatatcattgtatttgtgctcAGCCCAGAACTTTGACAACAAGTTTGCCAAGTCTTTGTCAGTGTAACCAATTGCTTTACGTTGGCCATGCAACTCTGTCAACAATTGCATGTGTCTAGAAGGTTCCAGATTGCACGAATGAAGCAACTTCAcaaattgttcttcttcttcagggATATGTCTATGTGATCGTCGGTACCCTGTCAGCGACCACTTCTTGATGAGAGGGTCGTTATGGTCGTCATTTATTTTTGTAACAACCCAGGAATTATCTCTTCGCTTGACAAACATACGGACTGGGCAGTTTGTTCTTTCAGTTGTATTCCTCCACCTCTGAGGGGCAATAGGTTGCGGCTTTTGGGTGTCTACTTTCTTCTTGATCTTCAGCCCAACTCTATGGCACACAAGAGATGCTCTTATTAGTTCACCACTGGCCTCTGACTTTTTTTTTTCGAAATAGTACCTCACTCCAAACCCTTTCTGCCTCGCATATATTTTGTAGTGTTTTCCCAGCATCCTCAAGAGTGTCAAACCTCATCGTGGTTGTGGGTTGTTGTGGCATGGACATCACCTCCGGCATGCCTTCATCCTAATTTGCATTGTCATCATTTGGTGTGCGATTAGATGATGCATCCAGCGTCTGGTATGTGTTTGCCGGTTGTTGTAACACAGTGTGTGATGCACTGACAGTCTCACGATCTGCATAACACACAGAACCAATTTAGCaacatttttttagaaaatcacAGTTGTCATCTTTTTCTTCAGAACTGGTAATCAGGTACATCTTTTTCAAAATAGGGGAGCATGTGAAATATGTATTTTTGCACAGCTATTAGGAACAAAGTATTCTGAAATAATCCAGCTTTTTTCATGGCAAACTATAAAAGATTTTGTGTATTCACAACCTTTGGTACTGCCATTTTGTGTATTTTACATGATATTCTACATGAAACCAACATTTTAAGTAGAAAGAAAGGAACTGCCATTTTTTCATGGTAACTAGGCACATTTTTTCTGACAACTAGGTGCATGGAGTTATTCAACAACCAGCAAAAGAAACTGACATTTTGTTTTCATAGAAACTAGGCACAATTATACTCACAACTACTGCATTTTCTATGCGGCAACTAGGTGTGAAATAGCAGAGAACACAaaaagacttgttatgttagtgatTAGGCTTGAAGGCCTTTTTTGGAATTACGGTAGCAGCAAAAACACAACTAGAAATAGGCTTCTTGTGTAAGGATGGTGGTGGTGGTACAAATAAATTGGAAACTGTAGGAAGTGGGAGGGGGGACAAACATGTGTCATGAGCAGCCAGAAAGTGAGAATCCATCTTTTATGTGGCGTGTTCCTTGTTGTTTCTTGGGAAGTCTTTCCTCCTTGCATGTTTTGTGTGAGATGGAGACAATATATCAGCTAACTTCtatttttttcgatttttttgttTTGGCAGGAATTGGAAAGCAAATCAGATGGTGAAGAAAAAACATGTTGTTTTTGTCCTCACACATGTGTCTAAGAGAGGTGCAGATCCGGAGGGAGAAAGAGAGGTGCAGATCTGAGGGGCATAAAAGAGAGGTGCTGTTTTGGGGGAGAAACAAGAGATTTTTCTGTAGGATTTTCTTTATGCAAAAATTGAGGGATAGTAATTTGTAAGTAGATTCATGTTTCTTGCAAGGGACCTGAGACGGGGTACTTGCGTACCTgttattttttatttctgttagttTATAACTTGAatcactcgagatgtcatcttttTTGTTGCTTGTGTTGTTTCCCCCGTTGtctcccccacccccccccccccccccccttcagaTCTTGTTTTTATGCCAATGGAGGCTATTGGgtagggaggaagaagatgacaggGATTACGGGGTGGGGGATCTAGGGTGGTTGTGGGATTGATGGTGTGGGGGAGATCTTTATGGAAACAGGTGCAtcggagaaaaaaaaaagaagttGATGGGATCGGAAGAAGAGCTGAAAAAAGAAAACCTGCCCCGCTTGATTCAGTACTATGAATGTGAATATATTTTTTCTGTGAAGTAAAAGAAAACGGACGGAGTATCAGTTGAGAATCTTTCGCTGTAAAGTACAACATTCTTTTTACACCCTTGGCTGATTTGACAACAGGTGAAGCTTTTGTTTGTGCAAATCAAATAATCCAAGCCAGCCATAGTGAACCTTGTCATTTCGGAAGATTCTAGAGCCCGTACGATCTGGTTGGGTGAGGCCGATCTTTCCACAGTACCGACGAAATAACGGCATCATGACGAAAAAGATGATCGTCACGACGACGgagcaacaaaaacaaaatcgcgGGAGCAGCACTGTACGAAACAACGCATGCGTATCTCCCTTCCCAAACATAGGGGGGAGAGGAGACCGCTCCAACCCCCACCCGTCCATCCGTCCCGATGCCCCTCGTGGGAATTGGGAAACCTTTTGCTCCTCTCCAGTcacctgccgccgccacctccgccgcgtgccgccgccgcccgtctGCGGAATGTGAGTGCCCGTCCGGCGATGCCACCCGGCCCGTCTCGCGCGCGTGCGCTGAATATCTTTCCATGGTTTGGCGCATCCTCTTTTTATAGACTAGTTGATGAGGTGTCGATCTGGATTTTGTGCGCAGGGTCTGCGCCCCGACGGCGGGGGTGGAGGTGCTGCCGCCTCGCGGAGGTGTCTCCGCCCAGCGCTCCTGGCCGCCGAGCTGCGGCCGCGTCCCCGAGAACGGAGACGGCGAGAAGGGCGACGTCCACGGCACGGCGGACGAGGCGGCCGGCCACGCGGGCGTTTCCTCTGCGGCGTGCAACGGCAGCCTCCCGCGCGACCCTCTTCAGCCGCAGCCGCCAGGGGACGGGGGTGCGCGCCCCTCGGATGGCCAGGCAGAGGCCAAGGCACTCGATGTGATGCCGCTGGCCTTCGCTGCCCCACAGGGATGTGCCGTTGCTCCTGCTAACGGTTCCATCCAAGATGGAGGTCATATGGCCGATTCATTGAATGTGGAAGGGCAATTGGTCAGAGATGGGGTTGTTGTTATTGGCATTGGAGATGCCAGTGTTGTGGGAAGCAGAGTGGACAATGGTGAATTGGAGAGGGAGGGGGACGAGAGCAGAAAGAAGAGGTGGTTGGTATCTGTCATGAATCCGCCTCCCAAGAGGAGAGCGGTCTCAGCCAAGCGCAAATTTCCGCCTGGCTGTGGGAGTGTTGCTGTTACTGGCATCGGCATCGGAGGTAAGGAGGTGCTGGTATTGAGACGCACCAATCATTTTTCACCAGCCGGTGTGCCTTTGCAGTGAATGCCTTGCTCACCATTCCAATTTCAGGTCGTGGTGCTTCTCCGATGTTGAGGAGAAATGATTCTAATCACGAAACCAAAGGCAAAAGAGAAGAGGTCGGAGGTGCCACCGAGGCACACAATCGTATGCAAGAATCTCAAGTCGTCAACTGTGTTGCTCCAGATGATTTTGCAGACCGTCAACGAAATCATGTTGGTACGAAGACACGCCAATCATTTTTTCCTAGTTGGTGTGCCTTTGTAGTGGGTGCCTTGCTCACGACTACAATTTCAGGTCGTGGTGCTTCTCCGATTTTGAGGCGAGATGATTCTTATCACGAAACGGAAAGCAAAAGAGAAGAGGTCAAAGGTGCCACCGAGGCACACAATCATATGCAAGAATCTCAAGTCGTCAACTGTGTTGCTCCAGATGATTTTGCAGACCGTCAACGAAATCATGTTGGTACGAAGACACGCCAATCATTTTTTCCTAGTTGGTGTGCCTTTGTAGTGGGTGCCTTGCTCACGACTACAATTTCAGGTCATTGTGCTTCTCTGATTTTGAGGCGAGATGATTCTTATCACGAAACGGAAAGCAAAAGAGAAGAGGTCAAAGGTGCCACCGAGGCACACAATCATATGCAAGAATCTCAAGTCGTCACTTGTGTCGCTCCAGATGATTTTGCGCACTGTCCACAAAATTCTGTTGGTATGAAGACATCACCAATTATTTTTTGCTAGTGGATGCCTTGCTCACGACTACAATTTCAGGTCATGGTGCTTCTCGGATTTTGAGGCAAGATGATTCTTATCACGAAACGGAAAGCAAAAGAGAAGAGGTTAGAGGTGCCACCGACGCACACAATCATATGCAAGAATCTCAAGTCGTCAATTGTGTCGCTCCAGATGATTTTGCGCACTGTCCACAAAATTCTGTTGGTATGAAGACATCACCAATCATTTTTTGCTAGTGGGTGTGCCTATGTAGTGGATGTCTTGCTCACAACTACAATTTCAGGTCATGGTGCTTCTCCGATTTTGAGGCGAGATGACTCTGATGCAGAAATGGAAGGCAAAATAGAAGAGATTGGAGGAGCTACCGAGGCACACAATCAGAAGATCCAAGAATCTCAAGTTGTCGATGTTATTGTTCAAGATGGTTTTGCAGGAGGCCAACACGGCCACAATAATCCACGAAATGATGTTTCAAACGACTCGCCAATACATGGTTTTTCGGAGCAGATGAATGATAGAAGACTATTACGTGAAAGGAAGCGCGCACCGCTAGTAGTAGGGAACGCTGAGATTAGAAGCAAACACAAAGTATGCTTGCATGAAGGCACTCCAAGGACTCAATCGGGAGGCCCTCTTAATATGAAGAGAAAGGGCAAGAGTGCAGAGATTGTCAATATCAATGTGACATTGGTAGATGATGTAGGGGTCCTTGACGTGGTGCGCTCGGCATCCAAGTGTGGAGACCATGTTGGGACCGATCAAATTGAAGATAAGGATGATGTGGGCCTTAATACTAACAGGGTAATTATACAAGCATTGATGGCTCCAGACAGATGCCCTTGGACGCAACAAAGGAAATCTATTGCTATTGTTCCTAAACCGCTTGCTCCTAGGAACAATTTGAAGAAAAAGGTTGCTACTCCAAGGAAAGAAGTGCGCTCGAAAGTTACCACTTCTACATATTCTAGACGCAAGGCAAGAATGGACGGAGAAGATTCCTCCTCAAAAGATGATGAGAAATCTTTGGCACTACTTGCGCATGAAAGAAATAATAAATCATGCATCAGCATCCCTCAGTGCGGTCCTTCCGATGACGTGAGTGTTGATACCCGAAGCAAAGTTACGAAGATTGATGAGAGAAGTCGATTGCGCGATCCAAAGGATGTACCACTTGTAGCGGTGGTTGGTGATGTAAAAAACAGATGTGTAGGAAGCTTGCAAGAAGGTACTCCAAGGACACATGTGAGAGCTCTTGTTAATGTGAAGACAAAGGGCAAGAGGCCAAATAATGTCAAGGTGAATGTGAGAGCTCTTGTTAATGTGAAGACAAAGGGCAAGATGAGAAACCAGATTTCAAGAACTCGGAGAGGAGTGGCGCGCTCCTCAAATATTAAAAACATGAAGAAAGGCATGCTTGCTCAGAAGTTAAAGCGCGATGGCATCGGCAATGACTCCAGGAATAGGTTCACGAAGGTGTCTAAGTGTGTGGATCATCTTCCGACCAATCAAATTAAAGAGAATGATAATGTGGGCCTTGTTACCAACAGGATGACTGTATTAGCATTGATGGCTCCTGAAAAGTGCCCATGGACAGAAGGGAAGAGGCCTATTGCTGGTGTTTCCCAGTCTCTCACTTGTAGGAATAATAAATCTCTTACCATTC
This region includes:
- the LOC123396766 gene encoding uncharacterized protein LOC123396766 encodes the protein MTKKMIVTTTEQQKQNRGSSTVRNNACVSPFPNIGGRGDRSNPHPSIRPDAPRGNWETFCSSPVTCRRHLRRVPPPPVCGMVCAPTAGVEVLPPRGGVSAQRSWPPSCGRVPENGDGEKGDVHGTADEAAGHAGVSSAACNGSLPRDPLQPQPPGDGGARPSDGQAEAKALDVMPLAFAAPQGCAVAPANGSIQDGGHMADSLNVEGQLVRDGVVVIGIGDASVVGSRVDNGELEREGDESRKKRWLVSVMNPPPKRRAVSAKRKFPPGCGSVAVTGIGIGGRGASPMLRRNDSNHETKGKREEVGGATEAHNRMQESQVVNCVAPDDFADRQRNHVGRGASPILRRDDSYHETESKREEVKGATEAHNHMQESQVVNCVAPDDFADRQRNHVGHCASLILRRDDSYHETESKREEVKGATEAHNHMQESQVVTCVAPDDFAHCPQNSVGHGASRILRQDDSYHETESKREEVRGATDAHNHMQESQVVNCVAPDDFAHCPQNSVGHGASPILRRDDSDAEMEGKIEEIGGATEAHNQKIQESQVVDVIVQDGFAGGQHGHNNPRNDVSNDSPIHGFSEQMNDRRLLRERKRAPLVVGNAEIRSKHKVCLHEGTPRTQSGGPLNMKRKGKSAEIVNINVTLVDDVGVLDVVRSASKCGDHVGTDQIEDKDDVGLNTNRVIIQALMAPDRCPWTQQRKSIAIVPKPLAPRNNLKKKVATPRKEVRSKVTTSTYSRRKARMDGEDSSSKDDEKSLALLAHERNNKSCISIPQCGPSDDVSVDTRSKVTKIDERSRLRDPKDVPLVAVVGDVKNRCVGSLQEGTPRTHVRALVNVKTKGKRPNNVKVNVRALVNVKTKGKMRNQISRTRRGVARSSNIKNMKKGMLAQKLKRDGIGNDSRNRFTKVSKCVDHLPTNQIKENDNVGLVTNRMTVLALMAPEKCPWTEGKRPIAGVSQSLTCRNNKSLTIREGLCLPDISQGKESIPICVINTIDGMLPTPFKYITKVIYPPSYAKAPSIGCDCTNGCSDSNECACAVKNGGEIPFNLNSAIVYTKPLIYECGPSCRCPPSCHNRVSQHGPKVPLEIFKTGKTGWGVRSLSFIPSGSFVCEYVGEVLLEKEAERTENDEYLFDIGRDDDDDGDDDDDEECSQSSKSEMTAEGLGYTIDAAKCGNVGRFINHSCSPNMHAQDVLWDHDDKKMPHVMLFAEKNIRPLQELTYDYNYNIGNVRKNGKVKEKKCFCGSSKCRLRLY